The proteins below are encoded in one region of Micromonospora yangpuensis:
- a CDS encoding winged helix-turn-helix domain-containing protein, which translates to MPRISDRQRIAQDIRDKVAAGEYAPGDKLPSLRELTVQYGVSAEPVRSALLILQAEGLVQGHQGKGVYVTPRSDPA; encoded by the coding sequence ATGCCCCGAATTTCTGATCGCCAACGGATCGCGCAGGACATCCGTGACAAGGTCGCCGCAGGTGAGTACGCCCCCGGCGACAAGCTGCCGTCGCTGCGGGAGTTGACCGTCCAATACGGAGTGTCGGCCGAGCCCGTACGGTCAGCGCTGTTGATTCTCCAGGCCGAGGGCCTCGTCCAGGGACACCAGGGTAAGGGCGTCTACGTCACCCCGCGATCGGACCCCGCCTGA